A single genomic interval of Penicillium psychrofluorescens genome assembly, chromosome: 2 harbors:
- a CDS encoding uncharacterized protein (ID:PFLUO_003684-T1.cds;~source:funannotate), which yields MSASGSEAPNAASGPSSALKKAFPHVDLQGNDLPPSPAPSSPHAGRRYAIATELVFTEGNDQYNASSVPIYQSATFKQTSGAGGGEYDYTRSGNPTRTHLERHLAKIMSAQRALVVSSGMAALDVISRLLRPGDEVVTGDDLYGGSNRLLKYLSTNGGIIVHHVDTTDPEKVVKVLTPKTAMVLLETPTNPLIKIVDIGKIAAAAHEANPACLVSVDNTMMSPLLLNPLDLGADIVYESGTKYLSGHHDLMAGVIAANDLALAERLYFTINASGCGLSPFDSWLLMRGVKTLKVRMEQQQTNAHRIAEFLETHGFKVRYPGLRSHPQYELHNSMARGAGAVLSFETGDAAVSERIVESAKIWAISVSFGCVNSLISMPCRMSHASIDAKTRAERAMPEDLIRLCVGIEDVDDLIDDLRRALVQAGAVNVTLDGIQAHPSS from the exons ATGTCGGCGTCAGGATCCGAAGCACCCAACGCTGCGTCGGGGCCATCCAGCGCTTTGAAGAAGGCCTTCCCTCACGTCGATCTGCAGGGAAATGACCTTCCGccctcgcctgcgccgtcCAGCCCGCACGCCGGTCGCCGATATGCTATTGCCACCGAGCTGGTCTTTACCGAGGGGAACGATCAGTACAATGCCAGCAGTGTGCCAATCTACCAG AGCGCAACCTTCAAGCAAACGtccggcgctggcggcggcgagtATGACTACACCCGCTCAGGCAATCCCACCCGCACACACCTCGAGCGACACCTCGCCAAGATCATGTCCGCACAGCGCGCGCTGGTTGTCTCTTCCGGCATGGCTGCCCTCGACGTGATCTCGCGGCTTCTCCGACCAGGCGACGAGGTAGTCACCGGCGACGACCTGTACGGGGGCTCGAACCGGCTGCTGAAGTACCTTTCGACAAATGGCGGGATCATCGTGCACCACGTCGACACGACAGACCCCGAAAAAGTGGTCAAAGTGCTCACCCCCAAAACAGCCATGGTTCTGCTGGAAACGCCTACGAACCCACTCATCAAGATTGTGGACATTGGCAAgattgccgccgccgcacacGAAGCAAACCCGGCCTGCCTCGTCTCCGTCGACAACACCATGATGtcccctctcctcctcaacccaCTCGACCTGGGCGCCGACATTGTCTACGAGAGTGGCACGAAGTACCTATCCGGCCACCACGACCTAATGGCCGGCGTGATCGCCGCCAACgacctcgccctcgccgaaCGGTTGTATTTTACCATCAACGCATCCGGCTGCGGTCTCTCGCCCTTTGACTCCTGGCTCCTCATGCGCGGAGTGAAAACCCTGAAAGTGCgcatggagcagcagcaaaccAATGCACACCGCATcgccgagttcctcgagACCCACGGCTTCAAGGTCCGCTACCCGGGTCTGCGCTCGCACCCGCAGTACGAGTTGCATAACTCCATGGCGCGCGGCGCGGGTGCGGTGCTCTCGTTCGAAACGGGTGATGCGGCTGTGAGCGAGCGCATTGTTGAGAGTGCTAAGATCTGGGCTATCTCTGTTAGCTTTGGCTGTGTCAATAGTCTCATCAGCATGCCCTGTCGGATGAGCCATGCGAGCATTGACGCGAAGACTAGGGCGGAGCGCGCGATGCCTGAGGATCTGATTCGGTTGTGTGTCGGTattgaggatgtggatgatttgATTGATGATTTGCGACGAGCG CTCGTCCAGGCCGGCGCCGTCAATGTGACGCTGGATGGCATTCAGGCGCACCCCAGCTCGTAG
- a CDS encoding uncharacterized protein (ID:PFLUO_003685-T1.cds;~source:funannotate) has translation MPEAVAQNASEFPSMATIKQRSPIARSTPPTWNSKDIGLRLGVDIASAMSAGALTCPLITIIDRAIIEKASKGFPIGQTTANCFRSMLSSPSGFFLSAPFLLIYTLYTSTYLTANTIDTATSTLRNQSYSTVTPGPAKFISTTTVNMGICMYKDARFAKIFGASSSPAPLSEIYSQPSSALRSPPLSHSHQRPPQTAPAAPTIPKVSYSLFCLRDSVTIFASFNVPALIAPSIPDFIASTPNMKAATAQFACPALMQFASTPMHLLGLDLYNRQPTGGLPWTDRLARIRRDYVPSCFARMAKIVPAYGIGGVVNVRMRASLMQWLERR, from the exons ATGCCCGAGGCCGTCGCGCAGAATGCGTCAGAATTTCCCTCCATGGCGACCATCAAACAACGCTCTCCCATCGCGCGCTCGACACCGCCGACATGGAACTCCAAGGACATAGGTCTGCGGCTCGGCGTCGATATCGCCAGCGCAATGTCAGCAGGCGCGCTGACCTGCCCGCTGATCACCATTATTGATCG AGCAATCATTGAAAAAGCATCCAAAGGCTTCCCCATCGGCCAGACCACAGCCAACTGTTTCCGATCAATGCTCAGCAGCCCCAGTGGCTTCTTCCTCAGCGCgcccttcctcctcatctaCACCCTGTACACATCAACCTACCTAACCGCCAACACAATCGACACCGCAACCTCCACCCTGCGCAACCAGAGCTACTCCACCGTCACACCGGGGCCGGCCAAATTCATCTCCACGACGACTGTCAACATGGGGATATGTATGTACAAAGACGCGCGCTTCGCCAAGATCTTTGGCGCATCGTCCTCCCCGGCTCCTCTTTCGGAGATATACAGCCAGCCTAGTTCCGCGCTGAGGAGTCCGCCATTATCTCACTCCCACCAAAGACCCCCGCAgacagcaccagcagcgcccACCATCCCCAAGGTCTCATATTCATTATTCTGCCTCCGCGACAGCGTCACCATCTTCGCCTCCTTCAACGTCCCCGCCCTCATCGCCCCCTCAATACCAGACTTTATCGCCTCCACCCCGAACATGAAAGCCGCGACTGCGCAATTCGCCTGTCCCGCGCTGATGCAGTTCGCCAGCACGCCTATGCATCTCCTCGGCTTGGATCTGTATAACAGACAGCCGACGGGTGGCCTGCCCTGGACGGATCGCCTGGCAAGGATCCGCAGGGATTATGTGCCTAGCTGCTTTGCGCGCATGGCCAAGATTGTTCCCGCTTACGGTATTGGAGGCGTGGTCAATGTTAGAATGAGGGCCTCGTTGATGCAGTGGCTTGAGAGGAGGTGA